The DNA sequence ATATAGCTTCATCTCTTATGGGTGAAATTATTTCAAACTTACCAGCATTTGAAATTAAAATATAGTCCTCGTCTATGCCTAATTTATGGCATATATATTTTGCAATATACTTTGTAAAAACTTGAATAAAAGCAGATTTTGCTCTTAAAACTTTACTTGCATTTTTAGCACTTAATCTTTCGAATATAAACTTTTGAATACCATAAAAATCCCCACAAATTATAAACATATCATAATCTAAAAGATGTGATATTTTTTTAGTTTCATTTTTAACTATATTGTCAAAATTTTCATCAAAATATTTTTTATATATACTCACTTACTCTCCTTAATTTCAATCTTGCCAAGCCCAAAGACTGTACTTTTTCCAACACCTACAAGTTCGCCAATTCTTAAGATATTGTACTCTTCTTTTGTTAAGCCTTCTATGGCTATCTCACCTATTAAGCCATCAAGGTTCATAGTAGTTTTTTGTCGGTTGCTTCTTCTGGTTAGTTGTTTATAGTTTAACTCTTTTTTTACTATTTTACCCTTCATCTTGTAAGGAAATTTTCTATAATCTTTTCCCAAGAGTTTCATCTGCCTTTGATAGATTGAATTGATTATATCTTTTAACTCTATGTTATCATCTCTTAAAAATCTATTGTTCTTTTTAATCCTTAAAGGTGTGATGAATTTGATTAAAACATCTTGGTAATAATTTTCTATTGTAAAGGTTTTTGTGTAGTTTTGTGGAAGTTGGATTGTGCCATTTTTGTTTATGAGAGTATTATTTACAAATATATCAAAATTGCTAAATTTTAATCTGTCTCGACCAAGTCCAACTTCACCCAAAAGTTTAATAAAAGCCGAAATTACATAAGGTAGTTTAGAAACTGCATCTTCAAAAAGATAAAGATTGAAATCATAATAATTCAAACCTAACTCAAAATCAAATCTATATGAATGAAAAGAGTTCTTTTTCTCGTAAAAGTCATAGTAGAGACAACTATCTTTTGCAAAGCAGCCATCACATGTAAAAGAAGGATTTATACAAACAACTTTTTTAAGAGCATACCCAAATGCACCACGAAGTTGTGAACCTATAAAATATGGAGGTTTTGCATTTATAATAATAGATAATTTTGTAAAAATCATAATATTTTCACAATAACTTTATTTAAAGTGATTTTTTGTTTTTTCCATTGCATAATATATTATATCTTTTTATTATAAAAATAGTTTAAATAAAGTTTAAAATATTATACAATAGTTAGTTATTTAACACTTTATAAACTTTTTAAGGTTGTACTCTATTGTAACTAAAAGCACCATATCTTGATAGATTTTTTATATACTCGTATTTCAATAAAATTCTACATCATTTTTTAAATCTATTATCACTTTTTTTATCTTTTTATCAACATTAAGCGATAATAGTCCTTCTGTATTAAGTCTTATCTTTGATATTTTTACACGACTTTCTTGGTCTGGATCTTCAAATTCATCACCTTTTGTTTTTGTAAAGTTTGGAATGTAGCTTTTTGAATCTAATTTTTCTACGTTGTAACTTTTTAGAAAATAGTATGTTTTAGTAAACTTCTTGATTTTTTTCTCATCATACTCTCTGTGAAATCTTTTAAAGAGTTTTTTTGTAAAATCATCTAATGAGTAGAGTAAAGTAAGATTGTCTATTTGTCTGAAAAAATATATCCAGCCATATTGTTTATTTTTGTAAACACAGCCTGATATTTTTAGATTTAATTCTCTATAAAGTGTGGCATCATCATTTTTTATATTTTTGTAAAATACCCCAACAATTCTTTCCCTGAGTCTATCTACTGAGCTTTCTCTTACAGATATTTTATCTTTAAAAAACTCAAATCCCAGGTATTGAAATTTATCTTCTTTAAGTGAGCCGACAGTTGATTTGTTACTGTGAGTTTTTATCTCATGCATAGTTAGTTTCAACAACTTCATTTGTTCAGATATTTCAGAGATTATTTCTTCTATATCATCTTTATTGCAAAATATTAAAATATCATCAACATATCTAAAATATTTTAAGTTGCTTTTGGTAGAAAACTTTTTATCTAAATCGCTTAAATATATTTGAGATAAAATATTAGAGATGGACAAACCTTGGGGAATGCCTTTTCCATTTTTTCAACCAAAATCGCATGGTCAATATTTGGGAAAAAGTTTTCAATATCTACTTTTATAAAACTATCATACTGCTGTAGTTTTAAAGTTTTTATAATCTTTGAAACTTTTGTGTTTACATTATCATCAGATATGCTATCTTTAATTTCATCTTTTAAAAATTTTTGCAAGGCAGCAAGAGTCAATCTGTCTCTGTTAGTTGGTATAGATATTATTCTAGGATTTGAATCTTGACCTTTTAGTATGAGTTGTTCTTTGTAGGGAGAAAATTTATATGTATGATTTTTAATTTTTCTTTTTATGATATTTATTTCATCATCTATAATATTACTAAATTTTTTTGTAGAGATTCCATCTGTTCCTGTTATTTCACTGTTCTTTATTTTTTTTTCAAAAATCTTGTGAAGTGCTTTGCTTTTTAAATACTTTTTAAATTTCATTTAATCTCCATTTAGCAAGCAAAACATATAAAGTTTTCTATTTTATACCTAATAATAAATATTAAGCTTATTATATCTAAATGCCTAAGCATTAATTTTATCTATTTATATCTCTGATTAAACAGAGATCTACCAAATCAAAAGATAAGGTAATATGTTTTGCTTAATGTAATTATACATTACAAGGTTGGTCATATTTTGTCTAAAATTATATTTTATGGAAATGTTAACTTCTTATCTTCTTCTAACAGTTGCATATTCAAATCAAAACTATATTAAGTCATCATTTCATAGGTAATATTTTCCAAATTTCTTTCACAGCTTTTTATTGTAAGATTACCTATAGATCTAGCAATAGTATTATTTTCTATAGAGATAAATTCAATTTTTCTAAGATGCACAAGTTTTGCTAAAAATTTAAATACTTCTTCTGATAATAATCCACCATGGATAACAACTTCTTGAAGTGTATATATATTTTCTATAATTGTAATGTCTTTATTTAACAAATTTCCATCTATACTTAGATATCTGAGAGATAGTTTAGAAAAGTTTTCAGGAATAACCTTGAGTGTAGGATTGTTACTAATATCCAACTCTCTTAAATTATGCAATCGATCTATATCTGCAGGTAATGATTCAAGATGGTTGTTAGCCAAAGACAATATAGCTAATTTTTTTAGTTTGTATATATTTGGAGATATAGTTCTAACAGTATTGTTTTTTAATATTAATTCTTTTAGATTTACAAGAGAAAACACATCTTCAGGAATATTTTCTATATCTTTTTTATCAACATATAAAATCGATATATCTTTTATAATTTCTTTTGATAATCCAGATGAATAACAAAAAGTTGCATTCATTTTTTGTAATAGAGACATTATCTCTTTATCATGTATCATTATTTTATCATCAAACTCAAAAGAGAAAAATTTTCCAGTCTCAAATTGAAATACAAAATTTAAAGTTGAAGTTCCATATATATTTTTAATAATTGAAATAGTAACATCTGGCTCCCGTTTTTGGATATAACAATTATTTGGCTCTTTGCCTTGCAACAATGCGTTTTCCTCTTTAGTAAGTGCTATATCTTCTTCATAAAACTGGGGAATATATATCATTATAATTGTATTTGCTTCCATTTCAATATAATTATTTTGAATATCTCTGATGTATGGTCTTTTATTTATTCTATTCTCTATACTTTTATCTAACTGTGACAGCAATATTATGGGTAAGTCTAATTCAATTGCCAATTTTTTAAATTCTCTTGCAAGATTTGAATTATTATGATTTTCAATAAGTTGAAAATAATCTATTACAATCATCTTAATATTGTTCTTTTCTACCATTTTTTTAGAAATTTTTTTAATATAATCAAATGTGATGTATTTTGAATCATCTATATACAAATTATTGATACTAGCTCCAAATTTTTCTATCTCTTTGATTAAAAAATCTGTGGCATTTTTTAAATTATTTAATGGAATATTAGTTGTCATACTAATTATTTTTTTTAACAATTGAATCTTTGTGAGATCTAATGAAAAATAGAGTACATTGTTGTTCTGCTGTATATTTTCTAATACACTACTTAGAATGAATGATGTTTTTCCAAAACCAACCCTTGCAGCAATTACATTTAGCTCTTTATTTCTAAATTTATTAATCCTGTTATCCAGTTCATTGAACCCAGTTGTTATCCCAGTATCTTCGCTATTTATAACAGAAAGTTCTTTTTTAATGTTTTCATTTTATTTATAATTCAACTGCTTTCTAAGGATAGTTGGAACATCATAATCTATATCTTTTGCATTTCTTTTTTTCCTTCTTAAAGAGACATCACCTATAATTGGTTTTCTTATCTCCAATATTGTCTCTTTGGAGATATTGCCATAAGCAATTAATATCTGCTCTAATGTTGTACAATACCCTTTTATATGCGCTAAATCAACGTTGTCAGATCCAATTGCTAAGCACTCTTTATATTCAATATACCCAAGTTTTAAACTCTCTAGTAACTCTTCTGTTGATATTTGTATCACTTTCCTCTCCTCTAATGAATAAATTTTAATGTAAAACTATTCTTCTGTGCTATATTAGATCAGTTTTTTTATGATAGATGTGATTATACTATTTTTTTAAGCATTTCTTTTATATCTTCATAACTCTCTAAGGCTGAAGCTCTTCCAACTTCAGGATTCATACCGGCACCTTTACCATCCGTTATATTCTTACCGATTTGGAGCTTATGTTTGGCATTTGAATGAACTAGGAGTCTGTGTTGATGACTATTATTTAAGTATCTAACTAATATGACTTTGTTAAATATAGTTTTCTTCCTTTTTTTATTTTGTGGTAGTATAGAATTTTAGATGGTCATATTTTGTCAATTTTTAATTATTTTGAGAGTATCGTATATAATGTGTTCTGTACTCTCCTTCGGTAACATTAAAAAGAGCTTCATTCCAAAATTTAAATCTGAAGTGCAATTTTTTTAGAATTTGAAAATAAAAAGTTGTAAACTTAGATTTGAAGAGGTTAAATGTTAAAATCTTACTTCAAATTCTAACCACAGAATATAGGAGAAGTAAAGATGAGTTATAAACATTTAACCATAGAAGAACGATACCAAATATAAGCTTATAAAGAGGTAGATTTTTCTAAAAGTGAAATTGCTAAAAAATTAAAAGTACATCGTATTGTTTTAGAAATAATATGAAAAATGTTAGACTTATTTTGTCTATAAATTATCTTTTATAGATTAAAGAGCATCTTAGTATAAAAACCCAAACAACCATATGGGCACTCTGTTTCCACTACCCACTTCTATATCATCGGCTACGATAAAAGAGTTTGGTATATCCTTTATCTGTTTGTATTTTTTGTTTTTACCACCCACTTCCAAAGTGTATTTTTCATCTACAAGCAAATCACCTTTTTTTGCTGCTTGGATGGTGTGAGCTTGGCTCAACATACTTGCGACAAAAACCTCTCTGAGTGTGCCTGTGTTGTTATGGCTGCAGTAGGCATAATGTAAGTTTGTATTGTTTAGGTAGATTTTATCTGGTTTGACAAAGATGTTATCCCCTTTTGATGCAGGTTTTAAAGTGGTAAATATTTTTGCACGACTGAGATACTCTATAAACCTGTAAAGCCCTTTGTAGTTGTCTTTCATATCCATTTTTGCTAAAAGCTCTTTGATGTTTGGAGTGTATGGGTGTGATTCACAGAGGAGTCGTACTAATTTTTTTAGATTTTGTACACTGCTGTAGTCTATAGGAAAAATGGAAGGGATGTCCACTTCTATAACGGTATTTATTGTCTCATTGAGTCTGATGAGATAATCCTCTTTATCTTCAAAGTAAAAGGGATAGTAGCCACTTTTGATATACTCTCTAAAAAGTAGTGTGAGATTGAATTTTTGTAAAAGTTTGTACGCTATATCTATATGATTTGTCAAAATATCTTCAAGTGCAAACGCGGGGAGTTCGATGCCTTTTTCTAGCTCTATAAACTCTCTAAAACTTAAACCATACACACTGTAAAGTCTTGCCCGTCTGCTAAGGTCTGCTTTTGCATTATTTATACTTAATGCACTGCTTCCACTAAAGATAACTTTGAGATTTAACAAGTCATAAATCTTTTTTAACTCTATCTCAAAGTTTTTATATTTGTGTATCTCATCGATGATGAGCACTTCACCTTCCTCTTTACTAAAAGAGTTGGCTACTTCAAACAGGGATGGAATGGTTATGATATCTGCACTGATGTAGAGTTTTTTAGAAAATGGCAAATCAAGCTCTTTGAGGTACTGCAAGAGGTACGTAGTCTTCCCAACCCCTCTAGCCCCTACAATACCGACAAGCTTTTTATCAAGATTTATAGTTTTATGAAAATATCTTTTGTATGTGAAGTTGTTATTTTCAAAAAGTTTTCGCTGATACTCTCTAAGTTCATCCAACTGCATCTGAGAACCTTTTTTTGTTTTATTGTATCTAAATTGGACTTATAAACCTAATTTAGTTATATTTTTTTGGAAATGTTTATCTAAATCAATCTCATATATTTCTTTTAATAATGCTATTTCTTCTTTCATTTTACTTTCTCAACCTATCGTTTCTAACCAATACTTCATAAATGGATCTACAAGGTAGTACCTGTCATCTTTTTTATCGCATATATCTTTTTTTAAAAGTGCTTCAAGTGTACTTTTTAGTGTTGTTGCACTGAAATTAAACTCTTGCAGATGATCGTTGCTATAGAGATTAAGCCCATCAACATGAACGATGTATTTTAATGTATTTTTTTGATTTGGAGTTAAACTTGACCAGATAAAACTATATAAATCATACTCTCTTTGTATGATCAGCTCTAAACTCTGTTTTAAAATATCATCATCTGCATTTTGAGATGTTTTTTCCCATATCATCGACATTATCTGTTGCATATAGTATGGAAAACCATCTGTTATATCAAAGACTTGTTTTATGTATCTTTTTTCTATCTCTTTGTTAGTCTGTTTAAATTTATTCTCTATAAAAACTATCCACTCATCTAATTTTATCTGCTCTATATGAAAATGTTTTACAGATTTGTAAAAGGCTCTTGAATTGTCGCTAAACATCTGGTTCAGTATGGACTTTTTGCTACCACTAAATATATACGAAACTTCTCTTGAGTGTGATTGTAAGATGGTTCTTAGCTTTTTTTCAAACTTTAATTGCGCTATCTCTTGAAATTCATCAAAGATTACTACTACTTTTTTATTAAACTTTTTAGCATATATTGATGGTAAGTTCAAAACATCTTCTAAAGTTTGATTTTGCTCTTTTTTACTAATTGAAAGAGAGTAGGAGATATTACCCGTCTCATTTATACTCATAGTAACATTTGGTCTTATGTTTAATACCTCTTTTATATTTCGTAAAGCTTTTTGGGTGTTGTTTTCAAAACTATTGATTATGAGATTAAAATATTTTTGTATAAACTCATCTATGCTCGATACACTAAAAAGGTCTATAAAAATAACCTTATAATCTTTTTGCTTATCTAATTTATGTTTCAATTTTTTTAGAAGCGATGTTTTACCAAATCTTCTTGGAGCATAAAGTAAAAGATTTTGCCCACTAGATACATCTTGTGCTAACTCCTGCAACTCTTGAACTCTATTGCAAAAATCATCATCATATACTTCATTCCCATAGTAGAATGGATTGGGTGTTTTCATATTAGACCTTTTAATATTATAGTAATTAGTATTATACCTTTTAGTATAATTTGAGTCAAATAAAAAGTTTTCTTTGATACTCTCTAAGTTTATCTAATGGCATTTAAGAACCTTTTTTGTTTCATTGCACCTTTTTTCTAATACCAGATTTTGTAATGATTGTCTCTCTTTGATGCAAAGGTTTTACTTTTTTTGGAGCGTAAGGAATATAATGTGGAGGTTTTTCTATAATTTTGATGATAGTGAACAAAGTTTGAAACCATTGCATTATCTCATTTTTGGATATTGCTTTATATCTTGTGTTCGAGTGTACATAATTATTTCTTCTTACTATAAAGGAGTTTATATTTTCAATTTTATAGCCAAATTTATGCATCAACGATATAATTCTGTCTTCAAATTTTTTACTTCTGCACTCTTCACCGTCCCAATATATATTATCAATTTGCCTTTCTGTTATAAATACACTTAAAATGGCTTCTAAACTACGGGCAATTGAAAGCATTGCATAAGGATATTTGTTTGATGTATTACTACTTAAAATATCAAAAATCTGGGGAATATCTTCTTGAAGTTGTATCCAATATTTTTCATATTTAGTTTTGTGTAAAGTGTATTGATGAAAAATATCATTTTTTAATATTTTTAACATATTTTTTTGTATATCATAGATATCTTTAAGATACTTTTCTGCTAATCCTCTATTGACCAATTTGATTAACTTGTTAATATTGCTTTGAGTCGTTAGATTATAGTTTTGAAGATGCTCTTTTTTTACATAACCCAAAATATTGCTATCATAATTATAGAGTTCATCAAGCAAAAGGCTATTGCTTGATGCTGTAAATATAACTATCTGAATACCAGGATTAAATTCTTTTATTTTGTTAAATATTTGAATACCTGTAAAATCAATTAGTTTAGTATCTTTTAAAAAATCATCTTCATGCAATCTCATATCTAATATAATCACATCTGGATTAAAACTAATAATATCTGCCATGATAAGTGTGATGATCTCTTCTTGTTTCTTGTCCTTGTAAGTTGTTTCTACTGTTTGCAAGTGGCAACTATCAACTTCTTTAAATATGTGTTCAAAAATGCTTTTCCAGCCTTTTTCCCACTCATCATCTATATAAAGGACTTTCCCACTTTCATGAAGTTTCTGCTTGTGCTTAGTAAAGAGACTTTTTTGTATAGGAAATTTTTCTTGTAAATATTTAAAATATAACATTGAGGATATATCATTTTTAATTTGTGCTATATCGGTAGTTTGAACATCTAAATACTTCGCCCATCTGTACATACTCCATTCATTCGCAATACCATGATGAGACAAGTAATCTTTTGGTTGTTCAACTGCTATTTTTTTCAAAAAATCAGTTTGATACTCTTCTAGGGATAGATGAGTAAAATGAAACATTTTACTATTTTCTATTGCTTTTTGAGTATTTGCAATTAAAAATATATTTTTAGTAAAAAGTATTTTTGCCATCATATCAAGTTTATTTAATAGGCAAGCGTCAAGATCACTGATGATTACGATTGGTAGATACCTTTTAGTTTCTAACTCTTTTGAGAGTCGTATATGGTAAGCGACTCTTAGCCCAAGTAGCTCAAGATAGTTTGAAGATAAATTGTCTTTGATAAAGATTATATCTGTATTGTTTGGTATTTTTGTTACAATATTTTCTGATATATTTCTATCTGTATCATCTATTGGTGGATATTTTATTTCTGCTGTAAATAGTTTTATGTCTATTATGTTGTCATTATGTATAATTAAGCTATTCATTTTCAATGCTTTTTTTAATATAGTTGCTTAGACTCTTTTTTAGTTCTAAAATATTCTCAAATGCAACCTTATTAAATTTGTCTTTTTCTATTTTAAAATCAAATTGTATATCTTCTAATAAGTACATATCAACGACTTCGATCATTTTTTTATAATTTATAGTTTTTTGGTCTCTGTTTCTTTCTACAAAAAGTGATAAACTCTCAAAAATATTTAAGGCTATATTGAGTTTGTATCTCTGTCCATAAATTAACATCAAAAGATTATGATTATTTTCTCTATAGCTTTGTAAAAACAGTTCCAGATTTCTACTATAGAACACTTTTGAATTAGTGATAATAAACTCATAATTTGCATTGTGATAATAATTTTCATCAACGCCACCAGAAAAAAACACTAATGCTTTTTTATTGGTTTCACAATGAGTTTTCAATTTGTCAAGTATGAGAGTATTGTCATCTTCATAAGCTGATTTATGTGTAATAATAATATCATAAGGGCTAAAATCAAAATTATCATTGAGCATATCTTTTACAAAAGTATCATATTTTTTCTCTATAAAATTATCTAAAATATCACTATACAAACCGAGATCTATATGCGTGTCTTGCATAAAAAGTGCTTGCCTTTTTGCTCTGTCTTCTATCAAGAGTATCATGATATGCGTTTTTCCCCTTACTTATAAAACCTAAGTATATGTGTAAATCCACTTGGTGCTTTATCTAGTTTTTCTATATTTCCTGCATTATTGCTTTTTAAATAATTAATTTTATTGTTTTCATTTTTATAGCTATCTAGCACGCTCCAATCGCATAAATTCTGCAATGCTTCTCGTATGTTTAAGAAATCACCATCATTTACTTGTTCTAACAACTCCTGAGGAGTTCTATTTGAGGATGAATTGAGATGAGTAATGTAGAGTTCTATATACTTTGCCAGACTCTCTTTTGGCTTATGTACTGCAACT is a window from the Sulfurimonas hydrogeniphila genome containing:
- a CDS encoding ATP-binding protein: MQLDELREYQRKLFENNNFTYKRYFHKTINLDKKLVGIVGARGVGKTTYLLQYLKELDLPFSKKLYISADIITIPSLFEVANSFSKEEGEVLIIDEIHKYKNFEIELKKIYDLLNLKVIFSGSSALSINNAKADLSRRARLYSVYGLSFREFIELEKGIELPAFALEDILTNHIDIAYKLLQKFNLTLLFREYIKSGYYPFYFEDKEDYLIRLNETINTVIEVDIPSIFPIDYSSVQNLKKLVRLLCESHPYTPNIKELLAKMDMKDNYKGLYRFIEYLSRAKIFTTLKPASKGDNIFVKPDKIYLNNTNLHYAYCSHNNTGTLREVFVASMLSQAHTIQAAKKGDLLVDEKYTLEVGGKNKKYKQIKDIPNSFIVADDIEVGSGNRVPIWLFGFLY
- the cas6 gene encoding CRISPR system precrRNA processing endoribonuclease RAMP protein Cas6, which translates into the protein MIFTKLSIIINAKPPYFIGSQLRGAFGYALKKVVCINPSFTCDGCFAKDSCLYYDFYEKKNSFHSYRFDFELGLNYYDFNLYLFEDAVSKLPYVISAFIKLLGEVGLGRDRLKFSNFDIFVNNTLINKNGTIQLPQNYTKTFTIENYYQDVLIKFITPLRIKKNNRFLRDDNIELKDIINSIYQRQMKLLGKDYRKFPYKMKGKIVKKELNYKQLTRRSNRQKTTMNLDGLIGEIAIEGLTKEEYNILRIGELVGVGKSTVFGLGKIEIKESK
- a CDS encoding AAA family ATPase, whose protein sequence is MKTPNPFYYGNEVYDDDFCNRVQELQELAQDVSSGQNLLLYAPRRFGKTSLLKKLKHKLDKQKDYKVIFIDLFSVSSIDEFIQKYFNLIINSFENNTQKALRNIKEVLNIRPNVTMSINETGNISYSLSISKKEQNQTLEDVLNLPSIYAKKFNKKVVVIFDEFQEIAQLKFEKKLRTILQSHSREVSYIFSGSKKSILNQMFSDNSRAFYKSVKHFHIEQIKLDEWIVFIENKFKQTNKEIEKRYIKQVFDITDGFPYYMQQIMSMIWEKTSQNADDDILKQSLELIIQREYDLYSFIWSSLTPNQKNTLKYIVHVDGLNLYSNDHLQEFNFSATTLKSTLEALLKKDICDKKDDRYYLVDPFMKYWLETIG
- a CDS encoding DnaB-like helicase C-terminal domain-containing protein encodes the protein MKKELSVINSEDTGITTGFNELDNRINKFRNKELNVIAARVGFGKTSFILSSVLENIQQNNNVLYFSLDLTKIQLLKKIISMTTNIPLNNLKNATDFLIKEIEKFGASINNLYIDDSKYITFDYIKKISKKMVEKNNIKMIVIDYFQLIENHNNSNLAREFKKLAIELDLPIILLSQLDKSIENRINKRPYIRDIQNNYIEMEANTIIMIYIPQFYEEDIALTKEENALLQGKEPNNCYIQKREPDVTISIIKNIYGTSTLNFVFQFETGKFFSFEFDDKIMIHDKEIMSLLQKMNATFCYSSGLSKEIIKDISILYVDKKDIENIPEDVFSLVNLKELILKNNTVRTISPNIYKLKKLAILSLANNHLESLPADIDRLHNLRELDISNNPTLKVIPENFSKLSLRYLSIDGNLLNKDITIIENIYTLQEVVIHGGLLSEEVFKFLAKLVHLRKIEFISIENNTIARSIGNLTIKSCERNLENITYEMMT